One region of Anas acuta chromosome Z, bAnaAcu1.1, whole genome shotgun sequence genomic DNA includes:
- the ZDHHC21 gene encoding palmitoyltransferase ZDHHC21 isoform X3, with protein sequence MGLRIHFVVDPQGWCCMGLIIFVWLYNTIFIPKVILFPRYEEGHISAVAILCYYLCSLFCIASLVRASVADPGKLPENPKIPITEREFWELCNKCNMMRPKRSHHCSRCGHCVRRMDHHCPWINNCVGEDNHWLFLQLCFYTQILSSYTLILDFCHYYYFLPLKKDYGDVFVFRHELALLRISAFMGLIMLGGISGLFYTQLMGIFTALCCSLLCGLPPV encoded by the exons ATGGGACTTCGAATTCACTTTGTGGTTGACCCTCAGGGTTGGTGCTGCATGGGCCTGATCATCTTTGTTTGGCTGTACAATACAATCTTCATTCCGAAAGTCATCCTTTTTCCTCGCTATGAAGAGGGACATATTTCAGCTGTGGCAATTCTGT GTTATTACTTGTGTTCATTGTTTTGTATAGCTTCATTAGTAAGAGCCTCAGTAGCTGATCCAGGAAAGCTACCTGAAAACCCAAAGATTCCAATTACAG AACGAGAATTTTGGGAATTATGTAACAAATGCAATATGATGAGACCAAAGCGTTCACACCATTGTAGTCGTTGTGGACATTGCGTGAGGAGGATGGATCACCATTGTCCATG gATTAATAATTGTGTTGGTGAAGACAATCATTGGCTGTTTTTACAGCTGTGCTTCTACACTCAAATTCTTAGTTCATATACGCTGATACTTGACTTCTGCCATTACTACTACTTTTTGCCTCTGAAAAAAGATTACGGG GATGTTTTTGTATTTAGACATGAACTTGCTCTTCTAAGAATATCTGCCTTCATGGGCCTAATAATGTTAGGTGGAATAAGTGGACTCTTTTACACTCAACTAATGGGTATTTTCACT